The sequence below is a genomic window from Micromonospora aurantiaca ATCC 27029.
CGGCCAGCCGTACGCCAGCTCGTCGGCGCGCTTGGCCAGCCGCGCGGTGAACTCCTCGAACACCGGCCGCTGCACGTAGATGCGCTCGGTGCACAGGCACACCTGGCCGCCGTTGGTGAAGCTGGACCGCACCGAACCGGCGACCGCCGCGTCCAGGTCGGCGTCGGCGAACACCAGGCCGGCGTTCTTGCCGCCCAGCTCGAAGCTGACCGCCTTCACGCCGTCGGCGGCGGCGCGCATGATCGCACTTCCGGTCGCCGACTCGCCGGTGAACGTGATCGCGTCCACGCCCGGGTGCCGGGTCAGGTGCTCGCCGGCCGAGCCGGGGCCGAAGCCGTGCACCAGGTTGAACACGCCGTCGGGCACGCCCGCCGCGGCCATCACCTCGGCCAGCAGCGTGGCCGAGGCGGGGGTCTCCTCGCTGGGCTTGACCACCACGGCGTTGCCGCAGGCCAGCGCCGGGGCGACCTTCCAGGTGAGCAGCAGCAGCGGCAGGTTCCACGGCACGATGACCGCGACCACGCCGACCGGCTTGCGGACCGCGTAGTTCAGCGCCCGGCCCCCGGCCGGGGTGACAGTGGTGAACGACTCGGTGGGCGCGGTGGCCACGATCTCGGCGAACGCCCGGAAGTTCGCAGCGCCGCGCGGGATGTCGAGCGTACGGGCCTGCGAGATGGCCTTGCCGGTGTCGGCGACCTCGGCGGCGACCAGGTCGTCGAAGCGCCGCTCCAGCTCGTCGGCGACCCGGCGCAGCACCTCGGCGCGTTCCCGCTCCCCCATCCGGCCCCACGGGCCGCGCAGCGCCGACCGGGCCGCGGCGACCGCGTCGTCCACTGTCGACTGCGACGCCTCGACCACCTCGAACACCGGCTCGCCGGTGACCGGGCTGCGCTTGGTGAACCGGCTGCCGACGTCGACGAACTCGCCGCCGACGAAGTTGCGCAGCAGGCCGGGACCGTCCGGCGCGTGGCCGGTCATCAGGCGGGGATCCCAGAGCGTCATCGCCGCCTCCCCAGCGCCGCGCGGACACCGCCGGCCAGCAGCGCGACCGCGCCGGCCGCTACCGCGCCGACCACCGCGTACTGCGCGCGCACCCGGCGGCGCACCTGCGCGTACGGGGTGGTGGAGAACGAGACCAGCTCGTACTGGGAGACGTAGCGGCCGGGCAGCGCGCGCTCCAGCGCGTGCTCGACCTGCTTGCGGGTGCGGAACACCGGCGAGGCGACCTTGTCCCGCATCTCCACGAAGTTCGCCAGCGCCATCCGGGCGATCGCCTCGGCGTTGTCCTGGCGGCGGTGCTGGAACAGCGGCAGCGCGGCGGCCCACTCGTCGTCGCACTCGTCGAGGCAGCGGTCCAGCTCGACCACGTCCTCGAACGCGCAGTTCGCGCCCTGGCCGTAGAACGGGACGATGGCGTGCGCGGCGTCGCCGATCAGGCCGACCCTGCCTGCCACCTGCCACGGCGTGCAGCGCACGGTGCCGAGCACACCGACCGGGTTGTGCTGGTAGTCGTCGACCAGGTTCGGCGCGAGCGGGACCAGGTCCGGGTAGTGGGTGGCGAAGAACTGCTCGATCGCCGCCGGGCTGCTCAGCGAGGCGAAGCTGCGGGTGCCGTGGGTGGGCCAGAACAGCGTGCAGGTGAAGGAGCGGTCCGGGTTCGGCAGCGCGATCATCATCGAGGTGCCGCGCGGCCAGATGTGCAGCGCGCCCGGGTCGAGCGCGAACTCCCCGCCCAGCGGCGGGATGGTCAGCTCCTTGTAGCCGTAGTCGAGGAAGTCCAGGCTCTCGGTCAGGCCGCCGTACGCGAGCAGTTGCCCACGCACCGCGGAGCCGGCGCCGTCGGCGCCGAGGACGACCGAGGCGGTGGCGGTGACCTTGCCCTGCGGGGTCTCGAACGTCATCTCGCCGCCGAGCGGGTCGAGCCCGACCAGCCGGTGGTCGAACGCGACGCGCACATTCGGCAGCGCGGCGGCGGCGTCGAGCAGCGCGTTGTTCAGCGCGCCCCGGCTGATCGAGTTGATCGCCCGGTCCCCGGAGCCGCTGTAGGACTGGAACTCCGGCTCGCCCTCGACCGGGTGGATCATGCGGCCGCGCATCGGCAGCGCGTCCGCCATGACCTCGTCCTCCAGGCCGATGCGGCGCAGCGCGTCCAGGCCACGCTCGGACAGCGCCAGGTTGATCGACCGGCCCCGCTCGGCGGTGCCGGTACGCGGGTCGGGCCGCCGCTCGTAGAGGGCCACCGGGTAGCCGCGCCGGGCCAGGTAGCAGGCCAGCAGGCAGCCGGCCAGCCCGGCGCCGACCACGGCGATCTCGTCGCGCTCGCTCACGAGTCCTCCTTCTCGAACGTTGCCGCCAGCGCCTCGGCGACCCGCCAGCAGTCGTGGTACGAGGAGTACAGCGGCACCGGCGCGAACCGGACGATGTCCGGCTCCCGGGCGTCGGCGACCACGCCGTGCTCGTGCCGCAGCCGCTTGGTCAGCTCGTTCGCGCTGCCCACCCCGATCCGCACCGAGAGCTGGCAACCGCGGCGGGCCGGGTCGCGCGGGGTGACGACTGTCAGCGGGCGGCCCGGCGTCACCTCGTCGAGCAACTGCTCCAGCCAGGCGGTGAGCCGCAGGCTGCGCTCGCGCAGCGCGGGCATGCCGACGGAGTCGAACAGCTCCAGCGAGGTACGCACCGGGCCCATCGCGAAGATCGGCGGGTTGGAGATCTGCCACGCCTCCACTGTGGCGGGCGGCCGGGACACCGGGGTCATCTCGAACCGGGTGGCCGCCTCGGTGCTCCACCAGCCCTCGAACCGCGGGATCGACGGGTCGCCGAGGTGCCGCTCGTGGACGAAGACGCCGCCCAGCGCGCCAGGGCCGGAGTTGAGGTACTTGTACGAGCACCAGGCGGCGAAGTCCACGTCCCAGTCGTGCAGCGCCAGCGGCACGTTGCCGGCGGCGTGCGCCAGGTCCCAGCCGACCACCGCGCCCGCGGCCCGGCCGGCAGCGGTGATGGCCGGGATGTCCATCAGCTCGCCGGTCAGGTAGTTCACGCCGCCGAGCATCAGCAGCGCCACCGTGTGGCCCTCGCGGGCCAGGAAGTCCAGCACGTCCTCGGTGCCGAGCGTGTCCGAGCCGGGGCGCGGCTTGAGGCGTACCACAGTGGTGTCCGGGTCCAGGCCGTGGAAGCGGGCCTGGCTGCGCACGGCGTAGCTGTCCGAGGGGAACGCGCTGTCCTCGATGACGATGCGGGTGCGCTCGCCGGCCGGCCGGTAGAAGCTGACCATCAGCAGGTGCAGGTTCACCGTGAGGGAGTTCATCACCACGGTCTCCGCGGGCAGCGCGCCGACCAGGCGGGCGGCCGGTGCGGTCAGCAGCTCGTGGTACGGCAGCCAGGGGCGCTCCGACTCCAGGTGCCCCTCGACGCCGAGGCGACTCCAGGCGTCCAGGTCGGCGAGGAGTTCGTCCCGGGTGGCCCGGGGCTGCAGGCCGAGCGAGTTGCCCGCCAGGTACGCCGTGTCGGGGTAGCGCCCGCCGTCGGCGGGTGGGATGTGGAACAGGTGCCGGTGGCCGGGGTCGGCGGCGTCGCGGCGGAGGGCTTCGTTCTCGGGGGTGTGCATGCTGTTCTCTCTCGTCACATCGCGGTGCGGGCCGACCACAGCTCCGGGAAGACCACCCGGGCCATGCTGCGCTGCAACCATGCCAGTCCGGCGGAACCACCGCTGCCGACCTTGGCGCCCATCGTGCGCTGGACGGCTTTGACGTGGTTCCAGCGCCAGTCGCCGAACTCCTCCGCGATCTCGGTCAGCGCGTCGCCGAGCAGGCGCAGGTGGTTGTCCGGGCCGTTGTCGCCGTAGATCCGGACCCAGGCCGCCTCGATCGCCGGGTGTCCCTCGTGCTCGGCGTTCACGTCCCGCGACAGCAGTTCGGCCGGCACGTCGAAGCCCTTGCGGGCCAGCAGCGCCACCACCTCGTCCCAGAGGCTCGGCGTGGCGAGCGCGGCGGTCAGCTCGTCGTACACCTCGGTCTGCCGGCGGAACGGGCGGATCAGCGCCCGGTCGCGCAGGCCGAGCAGGAACTCCAACTGCCGGTACATGGCGGACTGGAAGCCGGAGCCCTCGCCGAGCCGGTCGCGGAAGCGGTTGAAGTCGGCCGGGCTCATCCAGCGCAGGCCGTGCCAGGCGGCGTTGAGGCCCTCCAGGTGCAGGGCGGCGCGGCGCAGCGGAGGCAGGGCCTCCCAGATCCGGTCCTCGCGCAGCTCGCGCTTGGCGTGCCGCAGCTCGTGGCAGGTCAGGCCGAAGTACAGCTCCATGATCTGGCTGACCATCAGGAAGGACATCTCGCCCGGGTCGTCGCTGAGCGGCTCCTGGAGCCGGTGCAGCGTGCTGGCCCGTACGTACGCGTCGTACGGCACGCGGTCGGCGAACTCCAGCGTCGGCTCGCCGCCGTTGCGCGCCGCCCGAGCCGCCCGTTCCTGGGGGGTTACCGGGCGCACCGCCGTCGTCTGTTCCACAGTCATTCTCCGTCCGTGCGCGGGGTAGAAGTCATGATCCCGCTGGTGGACGGCCGAATGGAATGCCTGTTCAACGGCGGTATGGTGGTCTCACTTCGCGAACCGAAACCATCTCGCGTCGCTGTCTTTACGGAAGGAAGGTCCGCGCGTGGACGACATGGACTGGGCGCTGCTGCGCGAGCTCCAGGCCGACGCCCGGCTCTCGTACAGCGAGTTGTCCCGCCGGGTCCACCTGTCGCCGCCCGCTGTGGCCGAGCGGGTACGGCGGCTGGAGGAAGCCGGTGTGATCACCGGCTACCACGCCCACGTCGACCTCACCCGGGCCGGGCGCACAGTGCTCGCGCTGATCCGGATGTCCTGCTACGGCGCGCGCTGCATCCTCAACGACCCCGACGTCGCGGGCTGGCCGGAGATCATGGAGATCCACCGGATCACCGGGGACGCGTGCAGCATGCTCAAGGTCGCCGCCACGAACATGGGCGAGTTCGAGGAGGTCATCGACCGTCTCGCGCCGTACGGGCAGCCGTCCAGCACGATGGTGCTGTCCACCCCGCTGGCCTGGCACCCCGTGGTCAAGGCGCCCCGTTAGCTACCCCCGCCCTCCGGGAAAGCAGGCGCCGCTGCCCGTCAGTGGTCCGGCGCATCGTCGCGCCGGGAGGGGGGAACCATGCGAGGGCTCGTGTCACATCGTGCGTTGTCGTCCCTGTTGGGCCTGCTCGGCCTGGTCGCGGCGTTCGTCCTGACCACCGCGCCGCCGGCCCGGGCCGGGGAGAGCGTGTTCATCGAGGTGACGCCGAACAGCGTCCAGGCCGGTTCCCGGGTCAACCTGCGGGCCGGCTGCGACAACAGCAACAACCGCCAGGCGCAGGTCACCTCGGACGCCTTCGGGCGGGTGACGCTGCGGTCCGACAACGGCTTCCTCACCGGCTCGGTCACCGTGCCCGGCAACAAGGCGCCCGGCGACTACCCGGTGAACCTGGACTGCTCCAACGGCAACACCGCCTCGACCATGCTCACAGTGCTCAACATGGCGCAGCCGAGCAAGGGGCCGGCGACCGGCGGCGGTGGCACCGCGGGTAGCCGGGGCACGGGCTCGCTTCTGCTGGTCGGCGGCCTGGTCGCGGTGGCAGTGGTGGCCGGTGTGAGCGCCCGCCGCAAGCCCGGCGGCCGCGGCTGACGAGAGGTGCCGCAATGGCCCGCTCATCGCGCCGCCGGGACCGTACCGGCCCGGCGGCGGACCGCACCCGCCGCGCCGCCGCCCGTCCCGGCCGCCGGTCGCCGGAGCGCGCCGGCCGGCTCCGGGCCGCGCTGCGGCTGACGTCCCGGGCCGCGCGCCGGTTCGCCCACGTCGCCGGGCACGCGTTCTCGGCCAGCGTCGCCACCGCCGACCCGCAGTCCCGGCCGGTCGAGGCCCGCGCCGGACGGACCACCACCCGCCGGTACGCCCCGAGCCGCAGCCCCGGCGTCCCGGTGCTCGTGGTGGCGAGCGTGATGGCGCTGATCGTGGCCATGCTCGGCGTGGAACGGGTGACCGGGGTCAGCGTGCTGCCGGACCGGATCGTCGCCGGCCTGCGCCCGCCGCCGAAGAAGTTCCCGGTGCTGCCGGCCAGCCCGCCGACGGACCTGAGCATCGGCAAGCTGAACCTGCGCGCGCCGGTGCACCGGGTCGGCATCGCGCCGGACGGCAGCATCGCGGTGCCGGACGTGGAGCGCGCAGGCGAGGTCGGCTGGTACGACCAGGGCCCCACCCCCGGCCAGTACGGACCGGCCGTGCTCGTCGGGCACGTCGACACCACCACCGGTCCGGCCGTCTTCCACGGGCTGAAGGAGCTGGACGACGGCGACCGGATCGAGGTGACCCGCGAGGACCGGTCGGTGGCGGTGTTCGAGGTGACCTCGATCGAGCGGTACGGCAAGGAGAAGCTGCCGGTGGAGGACGTCTACGGCGACTTCAGCCGGCCCAACCTGCGGCTGATCACGTGCGGCGGGCGCTGGGTGGGCGGCGAGACCGGGTACGCGGACAACCTGGTCGTCTACGCCGCGCTGGTCAAGGCGCGCTGAGCGGGCCGGTCAGGCCGCCTCGGGCTCGGGTTCGCGCAGGTCGAGCCAGTCCGCCCAGCGCGGGTCGGGGGCGCGGTGCCCGAGCACCCGCCACGCGGCTCCTTTGGGCGCGGCCGGCAGGTGGTGCAGCCGCCAGCCCAGCTCGGCGGGCGTCTTGTCGCCTTTGGTGTGGTTGCACCGCGCGCACGCGGCGACCACGTTCTCCCAGGCGTGCCGGCCGCCCCGGCTGCGCGGGAAGACGTGGTCGATGGTCTCGGCCGGCCCCCGGCAGTAGGCGCACCGCCATCCGTCGCGGGCGAACACGGCCCGCCGGGACAACCCGACGTGGGTGCGGTACGGCACCCGGACGTAGCGGGTCAGGCGCACCACCGAGGGCACCGGTAACGCGTTGCGCGCGCTGTGCAGGATGCCCTCGCCGTCGGCGACGCAGACCGCCTTGGCGGAGAGGACGAGGATCGCGGCACGACGCACCGACACGACGCACAGGGGCTCGTAGGTGGCGTTGAGAACGAGTGCACCGGAGCCCGCCGTGGGTCGTATGTCAGGCATCGCGCTCACCCTCCCGGTCCAGTCGCTCCCGCCTCGTCTGCGCCGGAACCGCCCCGCGGACAGCGCGGGACGGCTCCGACGCCGGCCGGATCACCGACGTCCGTTGCGCCAATAGTCCCTGATCGCGCCCCGGATTGCACGTACTAATCCGGGGCTACCCCCCGGGTAGCGACACTTCGCCGAGGTGGCGGTGTCCGCCGCCCGCCAGGCGTGCGGTACGAAAGCAGAGTGAACGTCTCCGACCTGATCTCCGCCGTGCTGGCCGCCGTCTCCGACCGGAAGCCGGACTGCCAGGGCAGCAGCTCATGCGAGTGGGTGTACCGAGTGACGAACTCCGCCTGGTTCGCCGAGAGCAGCTACTGGATCCTGTTCAAGCCGCTGCGGGTGGCGCTGATCCTGCTGCTCGCGGTGGCCGCCCGGTGGGCGCTGCACCGGACCATCAACCGGCTGGTGCGGACCACCACCGACGGCGCGGTGCCGACCATGCTCCGCCCGCTGCGCGAGCGGATCCCCAGCGCCTCGCTCGACCCGGACCAGTTCGTGCCGGAGCGGCGGCGGCAGCGGGCCGAGGCGATCGGGTCGGTGCTGCGCAGCATGGTCACCGCGTTCGTCTTCGGCATCGCGCTGCTGATGGTGCTCAAGGAGTTCAGCTTCGACCTGGCCCCGCTGCTGGCGAGCGCGGGCATCGCCGGCGTGGCGCTCGGCTTCGGCGCGCAGAGCCTGGTCAAGGACCTGATCGCCGGCCTGTTCATGCTGATCGAGGACCAGTACGGCGTCGGCGACACGGTCGACCTGGGCGAGGCCACAGGCGTGGTCGAGGCGGTGGGGCTGCGGGTCACCACGGTCCGGGACGGCCGCGGCGTGCTCTGGTACATCCGCAACGGCGAGATCGTCCGCGTCGGCAACAAGAGCCAGGGCTGGGCGCTCGTCGTGGTCGACCTGCCGATCGGGTTCGCCGGCACCGAGGAGGCCACCGCCGTGCTGCGTACCGCGGCGGCGTCGGTGGCGCTGGACCCGGAGCTGGCGCCGAGCATCGTGGAGGAGCCGGAGGTCCTCGGCGTCGAGCAGATGACAGTCGACGGCGCGGTGATCCGTACCGTCGTCAAGACCACCGCGGACGGGCAGTTCGCGGTCGGCCGCGAGCTGCGCCGCCGCCTCGCGGAGGCGCTGGAGAAC
It includes:
- a CDS encoding 2-hydroxymuconic semialdehyde dehydrogenase, yielding MTGHAPDGPGLLRNFVGGEFVDVGSRFTKRSPVTGEPVFEVVEASQSTVDDAVAAARSALRGPWGRMGERERAEVLRRVADELERRFDDLVAAEVADTGKAISQARTLDIPRGAANFRAFAEIVATAPTESFTTVTPAGGRALNYAVRKPVGVVAVIVPWNLPLLLLTWKVAPALACGNAVVVKPSEETPASATLLAEVMAAAGVPDGVFNLVHGFGPGSAGEHLTRHPGVDAITFTGESATGSAIMRAAADGVKAVSFELGGKNAGLVFADADLDAAVAGSVRSSFTNGGQVCLCTERIYVQRPVFEEFTARLAKRADELAYGWPDDEATANMPLISHGHRDKVLGHYALARTEGAEVRAGGGTPRFGDARDGGAYVQPTVLTGLGPDARTNQEEIFGPVVHVAPFDDEDEAFALANGTAYGLAATVWTRDVGRAHRAGARLDAGIVWVNTWFLRDLRTPFGGVKASGVGREGGVHSLDFYSELTNVCVDLS
- a CDS encoding FAD-dependent oxidoreductase translates to MSERDEIAVVGAGLAGCLLACYLARRGYPVALYERRPDPRTGTAERGRSINLALSERGLDALRRIGLEDEVMADALPMRGRMIHPVEGEPEFQSYSGSGDRAINSISRGALNNALLDAAAALPNVRVAFDHRLVGLDPLGGEMTFETPQGKVTATASVVLGADGAGSAVRGQLLAYGGLTESLDFLDYGYKELTIPPLGGEFALDPGALHIWPRGTSMMIALPNPDRSFTCTLFWPTHGTRSFASLSSPAAIEQFFATHYPDLVPLAPNLVDDYQHNPVGVLGTVRCTPWQVAGRVGLIGDAAHAIVPFYGQGANCAFEDVVELDRCLDECDDEWAAALPLFQHRRQDNAEAIARMALANFVEMRDKVASPVFRTRKQVEHALERALPGRYVSQYELVSFSTTPYAQVRRRVRAQYAVVGAVAAGAVALLAGGVRAALGRRR
- the kynU gene encoding kynureninase, which encodes MHTPENEALRRDAADPGHRHLFHIPPADGGRYPDTAYLAGNSLGLQPRATRDELLADLDAWSRLGVEGHLESERPWLPYHELLTAPAARLVGALPAETVVMNSLTVNLHLLMVSFYRPAGERTRIVIEDSAFPSDSYAVRSQARFHGLDPDTTVVRLKPRPGSDTLGTEDVLDFLAREGHTVALLMLGGVNYLTGELMDIPAITAAGRAAGAVVGWDLAHAAGNVPLALHDWDVDFAAWCSYKYLNSGPGALGGVFVHERHLGDPSIPRFEGWWSTEAATRFEMTPVSRPPATVEAWQISNPPIFAMGPVRTSLELFDSVGMPALRERSLRLTAWLEQLLDEVTPGRPLTVVTPRDPARRGCQLSVRIGVGSANELTKRLRHEHGVVADAREPDIVRFAPVPLYSSYHDCWRVAEALAATFEKEDS
- a CDS encoding tryptophan 2,3-dioxygenase; this encodes MTVEQTTAVRPVTPQERAARAARNGGEPTLEFADRVPYDAYVRASTLHRLQEPLSDDPGEMSFLMVSQIMELYFGLTCHELRHAKRELREDRIWEALPPLRRAALHLEGLNAAWHGLRWMSPADFNRFRDRLGEGSGFQSAMYRQLEFLLGLRDRALIRPFRRQTEVYDELTAALATPSLWDEVVALLARKGFDVPAELLSRDVNAEHEGHPAIEAAWVRIYGDNGPDNHLRLLGDALTEIAEEFGDWRWNHVKAVQRTMGAKVGSGGSAGLAWLQRSMARVVFPELWSARTAM
- a CDS encoding Lrp/AsnC family transcriptional regulator, with protein sequence MDDMDWALLRELQADARLSYSELSRRVHLSPPAVAERVRRLEEAGVITGYHAHVDLTRAGRTVLALIRMSCYGARCILNDPDVAGWPEIMEIHRITGDACSMLKVAATNMGEFEEVIDRLAPYGQPSSTMVLSTPLAWHPVVKAPR
- a CDS encoding class F sortase; this translates as MARSSRRRDRTGPAADRTRRAAARPGRRSPERAGRLRAALRLTSRAARRFAHVAGHAFSASVATADPQSRPVEARAGRTTTRRYAPSRSPGVPVLVVASVMALIVAMLGVERVTGVSVLPDRIVAGLRPPPKKFPVLPASPPTDLSIGKLNLRAPVHRVGIAPDGSIAVPDVERAGEVGWYDQGPTPGQYGPAVLVGHVDTTTGPAVFHGLKELDDGDRIEVTREDRSVAVFEVTSIERYGKEKLPVEDVYGDFSRPNLRLITCGGRWVGGETGYADNLVVYAALVKAR
- a CDS encoding HNH endonuclease; the protein is MPDIRPTAGSGALVLNATYEPLCVVSVRRAAILVLSAKAVCVADGEGILHSARNALPVPSVVRLTRYVRVPYRTHVGLSRRAVFARDGWRCAYCRGPAETIDHVFPRSRGGRHAWENVVAACARCNHTKGDKTPAELGWRLHHLPAAPKGAAWRVLGHRAPDPRWADWLDLREPEPEAA
- a CDS encoding mechanosensitive ion channel family protein, whose protein sequence is MNVSDLISAVLAAVSDRKPDCQGSSSCEWVYRVTNSAWFAESSYWILFKPLRVALILLLAVAARWALHRTINRLVRTTTDGAVPTMLRPLRERIPSASLDPDQFVPERRRQRAEAIGSVLRSMVTAFVFGIALLMVLKEFSFDLAPLLASAGIAGVALGFGAQSLVKDLIAGLFMLIEDQYGVGDTVDLGEATGVVEAVGLRVTTVRDGRGVLWYIRNGEIVRVGNKSQGWALVVVDLPIGFAGTEEATAVLRTAAASVALDPELAPSIVEEPEVLGVEQMTVDGAVIRTVVKTTADGQFAVGRELRRRLAEALENSGIVAQIAAARLFPGLPVQPPAPPAAEGTGTGGPT